In Desulfomonile tiedjei DSM 6799, a genomic segment contains:
- a CDS encoding bifunctional 5,10-methylenetetrahydrofolate dehydrogenase/5,10-methenyltetrahydrofolate cyclohydrolase, protein MSAKVISGNEVSQQLKDEMKEEVVQLKAQGLEPSLAVILVGDDPASKVYVLNKKKACEYIGIRSLETKLPADTTTEQLLEVIDGYNKDKSVHGILCQLPLPKHIPETKILRSILPEKDVDCFHPFNVGLISIGEVRFLPCTPAGVIELIKRGGFQTAGQDVIILGRSNIVGRPLSNMLDQRDMNATVTMCHTKTKNLKQRCLEADIIIAAIGVPEFLKGDMVKEGAVVIDVGINRVDAPGTEKGWKLVGDVEYDAVKEKAAAITPVPGGVGPMTIAMLMKNTLTAAKETMKA, encoded by the coding sequence ATGTCGGCTAAAGTTATAAGCGGAAACGAAGTATCCCAACAGCTCAAGGACGAAATGAAGGAAGAAGTCGTGCAGTTGAAGGCTCAGGGACTTGAACCCAGCCTCGCAGTTATCCTCGTGGGTGACGATCCTGCTTCCAAAGTGTACGTCTTGAACAAGAAGAAAGCCTGCGAGTACATCGGCATCAGATCCCTTGAAACCAAACTCCCCGCGGATACGACAACCGAGCAGCTCCTGGAAGTGATCGATGGATACAACAAAGATAAATCCGTTCACGGAATACTTTGCCAGCTTCCGCTTCCGAAACATATTCCCGAGACCAAGATTCTTCGATCCATTCTCCCGGAGAAGGATGTGGATTGCTTCCACCCCTTTAACGTGGGATTGATAAGCATCGGAGAAGTGCGCTTCCTCCCGTGCACCCCTGCGGGCGTTATCGAGCTTATCAAACGCGGCGGCTTCCAGACTGCGGGTCAGGACGTGATAATCCTGGGACGGAGCAACATCGTAGGTCGGCCTCTCTCGAACATGCTCGACCAGCGTGATATGAATGCCACGGTGACCATGTGCCACACGAAAACGAAGAACCTCAAACAAAGATGCCTGGAAGCCGACATTATCATCGCAGCAATCGGCGTGCCCGAATTCCTCAAAGGTGACATGGTGAAAGAAGGGGCGGTTGTTATCGATGTCGGCATCAATCGTGTGGATGCTCCCGGAACGGAAAAGGGCTGGAAGTTGGTTGGTGATGTCGAATACGACGCAGTAAAGGAAAAGGCTGCAGCCATCACCCCCGTACCCGGTGGTGTGGGCCCGATGACCATCGCCATGCTGATGAAGAATACCCTTACTGCCGCAAAAGAGACCATGAAGGCATAA
- a CDS encoding AAA family ATPase — protein sequence MKIAVSGKGGVGKTTLSSLLARYWARNGYRVLAVDADPDANLGSALGIETAGIVPVAKMEDLITERTGLRPGTVGGFFKMNPKVDDLPEALGREKDGVRLLIMGTVKKGGGGCICPESVLLKALVSHLVLYEKDLVIMDMEAGIEHLGRGTAQGVNRLLIVVEPGRRSIETAAKVRELTKDIGLHKVAAVGSKVRNSEEEAFLHRSLDGIPLIGILPFSEEIARADLESRPPSLDDPQIHKAIAEIAAALESEAS from the coding sequence ATGAAAATAGCAGTATCCGGTAAAGGTGGAGTAGGAAAGACAACCCTGAGCAGCCTACTGGCCAGGTACTGGGCTCGGAACGGGTACAGAGTTCTGGCAGTGGATGCGGACCCGGATGCAAACCTGGGATCTGCACTGGGAATCGAAACCGCAGGCATTGTGCCCGTGGCAAAAATGGAGGATCTTATTACCGAGCGAACAGGACTTCGTCCCGGCACGGTTGGTGGATTCTTCAAAATGAATCCCAAAGTCGACGATCTCCCGGAAGCTCTCGGTCGCGAAAAAGATGGAGTCCGCCTTCTCATCATGGGGACGGTGAAAAAAGGAGGCGGCGGGTGCATATGTCCTGAAAGCGTCTTGCTGAAAGCTCTGGTATCGCACCTCGTTCTGTATGAAAAAGATCTCGTGATCATGGATATGGAAGCGGGCATCGAGCACCTCGGGCGGGGTACGGCCCAGGGGGTCAATCGCCTGCTGATTGTTGTGGAACCGGGTCGGAGAAGCATTGAAACCGCTGCGAAGGTCCGAGAACTGACGAAAGATATCGGACTGCACAAAGTGGCAGCCGTAGGCAGTAAAGTGCGAAACTCCGAAGAAGAGGCATTTTTGCACAGGAGCCTTGATGGCATTCCGCTCATTGGGATTCTGCCGTTTTCGGAAGAAATAGCCAGGGCGGATCTGGAAAGTCGACCGCCTTCTTTGGACGACCCACAAATCCACAAAGCCATAGCAGAAATCGCCGCGGCTCTGGAATCCGAGGCGAGTTAG
- a CDS encoding DUF3786 domain-containing protein has translation MLNIKDLSNLELPKQENYEQALKIGLEIFDRRDPGRVAEKAAARFVGRSVIIPHLDKEIILNADTHRFSIKETDEEAPIWLAILAIHYLNNADGRQPTGKLKHFREFKEGHFYEPAFNRQTKDVLVSIFGSDPAALVNAGKKLHGKILETGDAAVELSYFPCMPITCILWKEDEEFPAEATVLFDETADIFFSAEDMAVAGEMSVLDLVRASRG, from the coding sequence ATGCTCAATATCAAAGACTTGTCAAATCTGGAGCTTCCTAAGCAGGAGAATTATGAACAGGCCCTGAAGATCGGTCTGGAGATTTTCGATCGAAGAGATCCCGGACGAGTCGCGGAGAAAGCAGCCGCCCGATTTGTGGGACGATCCGTCATAATTCCCCATCTGGATAAAGAAATTATCCTGAATGCCGATACTCACCGTTTTTCCATAAAAGAGACTGATGAGGAAGCTCCCATTTGGCTCGCCATTTTGGCGATTCATTACCTCAATAATGCGGACGGCCGCCAGCCGACCGGAAAGCTCAAACATTTTCGAGAGTTCAAAGAAGGGCACTTCTACGAGCCTGCATTTAACCGCCAGACAAAAGACGTGCTGGTCAGTATTTTCGGTTCGGACCCCGCTGCTCTGGTAAACGCGGGGAAAAAATTGCATGGAAAAATCCTTGAAACCGGTGATGCTGCAGTTGAATTGTCCTATTTTCCCTGTATGCCGATTACGTGCATTTTGTGGAAAGAAGACGAGGAATTCCCGGCCGAGGCGACAGTACTCTTTGATGAGACTGCCGATATTTTCTTTAGTGCCGAAGATATGGCCGTCGCAGGTGAAATGTCGGTTCTCGATCTGGTAAGAGCGTCCCGTGGATAG
- the serA gene encoding phosphoglycerate dehydrogenase yields MKVLVSDNLSELGVQIFREAEGIEVDVKVGLSPDDLKQIIGQYHGLAIRGATKVTADIIAAADNLKVVGRAGTGLDNVDIPAASKRGIVVMNTPGGNTVTTAEHTISMMMALARNIPQATSSMKQGKWEKKKFSGTELFNKTLGIVGLGKIGSVVADRTMGLGMRVVAYDPFLSEEQAKQMGIRLCTLQEVFKEADFLTLHVPLTDETRNLICEKNISIMKDGVRIVNCSRGPVINEDDLAAAIESGKVAGAAVDVYAVEPPGLTRLVSNDKVICTPHLGASTQEAQDNVAVAVATQIRDYLLDGTIRNAVNAPAVAGEALENLKPYLDLARRLGSFLGQTIQTGIKSVEAQYSGVVTDMELKPITTSFLTGLLTPIVADEVNQVNAPMVAKERGILMSETKVSRGEDFLSLLRFTVVTERREHLVEGTLFGKSEPRMVRYGPFRGEFDLSGNLVLLQGYDKPGVIGKVGTALGAKGVNISHFQFARKIPGGEALLFLNTDSRVEDAALDELRSLDYVESARRLTI; encoded by the coding sequence GTGAAGGTCCTTGTTTCGGATAACCTATCCGAGTTGGGAGTGCAAATCTTTCGAGAGGCAGAGGGAATCGAAGTTGATGTCAAAGTCGGACTCAGCCCTGACGATCTAAAGCAGATCATCGGTCAATACCACGGTTTGGCAATCCGAGGTGCCACAAAGGTCACCGCAGACATAATTGCCGCAGCGGACAATCTGAAAGTGGTCGGACGTGCCGGTACCGGACTTGATAATGTCGATATCCCTGCAGCGTCAAAACGGGGTATTGTCGTTATGAACACCCCCGGAGGGAATACCGTTACAACAGCCGAGCACACGATCTCCATGATGATGGCCTTGGCACGGAACATTCCGCAGGCGACATCTTCCATGAAACAGGGAAAGTGGGAAAAGAAGAAATTTTCGGGGACAGAGCTGTTCAACAAAACCCTCGGCATAGTAGGACTCGGTAAGATTGGTTCCGTTGTAGCCGACCGCACCATGGGGCTTGGCATGAGAGTGGTGGCGTATGACCCGTTTCTCTCGGAAGAACAGGCCAAGCAAATGGGAATCCGACTCTGCACGCTACAGGAAGTCTTCAAGGAAGCCGATTTCCTCACTCTGCACGTGCCCCTCACTGATGAGACGAGAAACTTGATTTGTGAGAAGAACATTTCTATCATGAAAGATGGAGTTCGTATCGTCAATTGTTCACGAGGCCCGGTGATCAACGAAGACGACCTCGCAGCCGCAATTGAGTCAGGCAAAGTTGCCGGTGCAGCAGTGGACGTGTACGCTGTCGAGCCGCCGGGACTGACCCGTCTCGTCTCCAACGACAAAGTAATTTGCACGCCGCATCTGGGAGCATCCACGCAAGAAGCTCAGGACAACGTTGCCGTTGCCGTTGCAACTCAGATCCGTGACTATCTTCTCGATGGAACCATCCGCAATGCGGTTAATGCTCCGGCAGTCGCAGGAGAAGCTCTCGAGAACCTCAAGCCGTACCTGGATCTGGCAAGAAGATTGGGATCGTTCCTCGGCCAAACGATCCAAACAGGAATAAAGAGCGTGGAAGCCCAGTATTCAGGCGTTGTGACCGATATGGAGTTGAAGCCCATAACTACCTCCTTTCTCACGGGCCTTCTCACCCCAATCGTTGCGGATGAAGTCAATCAGGTAAACGCTCCCATGGTTGCCAAAGAGCGAGGAATCCTGATGTCCGAGACCAAGGTCAGCAGGGGAGAGGATTTCTTGTCTTTGCTTCGTTTCACCGTGGTTACCGAACGGAGAGAACACCTTGTGGAAGGGACGCTGTTTGGTAAATCCGAGCCTCGGATGGTTCGGTATGGACCTTTCCGCGGCGAATTCGATCTTTCCGGCAATCTGGTGCTGCTCCAGGGTTATGATAAACCCGGAGTCATCGGGAAAGTTGGCACGGCTCTGGGAGCGAAAGGAGTCAACATTTCCCATTTTCAATTTGCCCGAAAAATCCCGGGTGGAGAAGCGCTGCTCTTTCTGAATACGGATTCCCGGGTGGAAGACGCTGCGCTGGATGAGCTCCGGTCGCTCGACTACGTGGAATCTGCTCGACGGTTGACGATTTGA
- a CDS encoding AAA family ATPase: METKRYRPIEAARILGISKETLLSYEREGRIPETERDENGNRIYTFQDLENIRDLFNLRPVLSSRPICIAVFNMKGGVGKSTVSSNLAWKLAESGYRTLAMDADPQGHMTTSLGEEPSAFNLTLMQMLVPDGKKSIARLSEVACKLSPNLHLVPANLSMCSMNLYLFQQPEREYRLRRALESVRESAEYDVMVIDSPPSYDLTSLNILLACDILLAPVKLDGNSFYGLQYLFDSIRDISGTYRHIIPKILIIPNNYNSSYSVSRQILEGLTESYGEYITRTVIRQDVSFDKANALRQPVFLLSPSCKGSRDLENLMHELTEIIKGKE, encoded by the coding sequence TTGGAAACGAAACGTTACAGGCCCATCGAAGCTGCTCGAATTCTCGGCATTTCAAAAGAAACGCTGCTTTCGTACGAGCGCGAGGGAAGAATCCCTGAAACAGAGCGGGATGAAAATGGAAATCGGATTTATACGTTTCAAGATCTTGAGAACATCCGAGATCTATTCAATCTGAGGCCGGTGCTGTCAAGCCGCCCGATTTGTATTGCCGTCTTCAACATGAAAGGTGGGGTCGGAAAGAGCACGGTTTCTTCGAACCTCGCGTGGAAACTGGCCGAATCCGGGTATCGGACACTCGCTATGGATGCTGACCCTCAAGGTCATATGACGACTTCCCTCGGAGAAGAACCTTCAGCATTCAACCTCACGCTCATGCAAATGCTGGTTCCCGACGGCAAGAAGAGCATCGCCCGGTTGAGCGAGGTCGCCTGCAAACTCTCGCCGAATCTGCACCTTGTTCCTGCGAACTTGTCCATGTGCTCCATGAATCTCTACCTGTTCCAGCAACCCGAGAGAGAATATAGGCTTCGCCGCGCATTGGAGTCCGTCCGCGAATCGGCTGAATACGATGTAATGGTCATAGATTCCCCGCCATCGTACGATTTGACCAGCCTCAATATTCTTCTGGCCTGTGACATTCTCCTTGCTCCGGTGAAACTCGATGGCAATTCCTTTTACGGACTACAGTATCTCTTCGATTCAATTCGTGACATCTCAGGAACATACAGGCACATAATCCCAAAAATACTCATAATTCCAAATAACTATAATAGCAGCTACTCTGTGAGCCGACAGATTCTGGAGGGTTTGACGGAAAGCTATGGAGAGTATATAACTCGGACGGTCATTCGCCAGGACGTGAGTTTCGACAAGGCTAATGCCCTGCGGCAGCCGGTATTTCTCCTGTCTCCTTCCTGCAAAGGAAGCCGCGATCTCGAAAACTTGATGCACGAGCTCACAGAAATCATCAAAGGAAAGGAATGA
- a CDS encoding glycosyl hydrolase, whose amino-acid sequence MIEAIKFWNEPNNLSHWDFEMDPEWKEYTRMTMLAAQAVRSLSPELTLVLGGISPIDPKFIDLLKRYGLLEYVDAVAVHGFPLDWNHWRIHDWPDKISEIEEVANLPVWITEVGASSFGAEEVQVFGIERTTQLLSDRLERVYWYSLLDLPPTWDATTRHKESEGSSYYRHFYMGLIRSDNTPKPAFQQFNPEMGICQWIHFQDPRFDSIIHWLRKLNVKKLRTGISWADWLRPHALDWFDRQMEALREFDTTITLCFTPESKGKRPHHTSPPVDPHEFADFAVQVVRRYVHSESGYSQERPIFTAVGAKK is encoded by the coding sequence ATGATAGAAGCGATCAAATTCTGGAACGAGCCGAATAATCTCTCGCACTGGGATTTCGAGATGGACCCTGAATGGAAAGAATACACTCGAATGACGATGCTGGCGGCACAGGCCGTACGGAGTCTATCCCCGGAACTCACCTTAGTTCTTGGGGGAATTTCTCCTATTGACCCCAAATTCATCGATCTTCTCAAGAGATATGGTTTGCTGGAATATGTCGACGCCGTGGCTGTCCACGGATTTCCCTTGGATTGGAATCACTGGAGAATTCACGATTGGCCGGACAAAATTTCTGAAATCGAAGAAGTCGCGAATCTTCCGGTCTGGATTACCGAAGTCGGAGCATCCTCATTTGGCGCAGAAGAAGTTCAAGTATTCGGGATCGAGCGGACTACCCAGCTTCTCTCTGACCGTCTCGAACGGGTGTATTGGTACAGCCTGCTTGATTTACCTCCTACGTGGGATGCCACGACTCGCCACAAAGAAAGTGAAGGCAGCTCTTACTACCGTCACTTTTACATGGGGTTGATTCGCTCGGACAACACGCCGAAACCGGCGTTTCAGCAGTTCAATCCTGAAATGGGCATCTGCCAATGGATTCACTTCCAGGACCCTCGGTTCGATTCTATCATTCATTGGCTCAGGAAATTAAACGTGAAAAAGCTCAGGACCGGGATCAGTTGGGCAGATTGGCTGCGTCCCCATGCACTGGACTGGTTTGATCGCCAGATGGAGGCTCTCCGGGAATTCGATACAACGATTACCCTGTGCTTTACCCCTGAATCGAAGGGAAAACGACCTCATCACACAAGTCCACCGGTCGATCCTCATGAATTTGCCGATTTTGCCGTACAAGTGGTCAGACGCTATGTACACAGCGAATCCGGGTATTCTCAGGAAAGGCCTATCTTCACGGCCGTGGGTGCAAAGAAGTGA
- a CDS encoding TIGR04290 family methyltransferase encodes MPTTLQTDLSEPRTPLEHEIAELGPWFHNIHLPDGTQTAPGHPLGDFPTYKWRVISPNLPEDMTGWTALDIGCNAGFYSLQLAARGADVTGIDINDHYLNQARWAAEQFALGSRIQFLHKQVYELAFTEDSYDLILFMGVFYHLRHPLLALDIVSEKFEKLLVFQTLTMPGEQVFVFEDDLTIDDRLLLLHPAWPKMAFIEKSLAGDPTNWWAPNHAAVLAMLRSCGLRPLKNPGHEIYFCRRDEQCKTDVNREELSIAAKSVAQLNSPSMKTK; translated from the coding sequence ATGCCTACTACGTTACAAACGGACCTATCCGAACCCCGAACTCCTCTGGAGCATGAAATAGCCGAACTGGGACCGTGGTTTCACAATATCCACTTGCCGGACGGCACGCAGACAGCCCCCGGACATCCGCTCGGGGATTTTCCGACCTACAAATGGCGTGTAATATCTCCCAATCTACCGGAGGACATGACCGGCTGGACTGCTTTGGATATAGGATGCAATGCCGGATTCTACTCGCTCCAACTGGCAGCCCGAGGGGCCGATGTTACCGGAATAGATATTAACGATCACTACTTGAATCAGGCCAGATGGGCTGCCGAGCAGTTCGCATTGGGTTCCCGTATCCAATTCTTACATAAGCAGGTGTACGAACTAGCTTTCACGGAAGACTCCTATGATCTGATACTGTTCATGGGTGTGTTTTATCATTTGCGACATCCATTGCTTGCTCTTGATATCGTGTCGGAGAAATTCGAGAAACTTCTGGTGTTTCAGACGCTGACAATGCCTGGAGAGCAAGTGTTTGTTTTTGAAGATGATCTGACGATAGATGACAGATTGCTCCTCCTGCATCCCGCATGGCCGAAAATGGCTTTTATCGAAAAATCTCTTGCAGGCGATCCCACCAATTGGTGGGCTCCCAATCATGCAGCGGTTCTCGCAATGCTTCGTTCGTGCGGCCTCCGTCCTTTAAAGAATCCGGGTCACGAAATTTATTTCTGCCGTCGAGACGAGCAGTGCAAAACGGATGTGAACCGGGAAGAGCTCTCAATTGCAGCAAAAAGCGTGGCACAGCTCAACAGTCCTTCAATGAAAACGAAATAA